Part of the Archangium lipolyticum genome, CCCCACGTGCATCAGACCCCACTTCGTTCCGATGACGCCGATTCGCATGGATGACTACCCGTCGCAGCCGATCCGCTGCGTGCCAAGAGCCACGTCGTCGTACCAGAGCTCGTCCTGCTCGCCGTGATAGGTCTCGAAGCCGAACCACGCACGGGCATGGCGGGGGGACCAGCTCGTCAGGTTGGCGTTCCAGTTCGTCGTGTGGAGGCCCCCCACCTCGTTCCCATCGAACCACGCGCGCAGCTCGTGCCGGGCACCATCCTTCGAGCTGGAACGCGCCTGGGTGCCATCGACGGAGATGCGGCCCTGCTGCTGGAAGACCTGGACAGACCATGTCCCGGGGTCGGGAGCACCACCCGCGGACGCCGCCTCGAAATCATCACAGAGCAGCAGCCCGTCCGCCTTGCACGCACTCGAGGGGCTCACCTTCGGTTCGATGTCGGGCGTGACCTCCGCCCCGGTCGAGCCACAGCCGCAGGTCAATCCCAGCAAACAGGACATCAACAGCCACACTCCATGTCTCGGATGCACGGTCACCACGCCTTGGAAAGGGGCACACAGGATACCCGTACCCCATTCCGCTCCCTGGAGGAGAGGGCGGGCCGGGGCGATTGGTTGACTGCCCGGCTCGGGAGCACGGTATGGCAGCGGCCGTCTCATCCCGGCGATACATTCCGCCGTTGCGTACTTCGCAGAAGGAGTCGTCTTGAGAATCGCAGCACTCTCCCTCGCGGCCGCCCTCAGCGTGGCCGGTTGCACCCACTCCACCATGCAGAATCCCGAGCCCTCCTCCCCCACCCGAACCGAAGCCCGTGGGTCCCTGCCTCCTCCCGAGGGGGCCAGGGGCCTCTCTGGCACGCTCGAGGCCTTCAACGCCGCCTGCACCGCCGACCTGGAGAAGGCCCGCGCCCAGGTGGCCGCCCTCAAGAAGCTGAAGCCCGCCACCGACGGCCGCGCCATCCTCGAGGCCTACGACGAGGCCACCGCCGCCATCGGAAACTCCTTCAACCGCTCCAGCCTCGCGCGCGAGGTGCACCCCAACGCCGCCTTCCGCGACGCGGCCCGTGCGTGCGAGCAGAAGGCCGATGCCCTCAACGTGGAGATCTCCCAGGACCGCGGCGTCTATGACGCCCTGTCCGCCGTGGACCTCTCCCAGATGGACGACGCCACCCGCTACTGGATGCAGCGCACCCTGCTCGACTTCCGCCGCGCGGGCGTGGACCGGGACGACGCCACCCGCGCCCGGGTGAAGGCCCTCAACGAGGAGATCCTCAAGCTGGGCCAGACCTTCAACCAGAACATCGCCGAGGACGTGCGCAAGGTGGAGCTGGACCCGAAGGAGCTCGCGGGCCTGCCCGAGGACTTCATCAAGGCCCACGCGCCGGGGGCGAATGGGAAGGTGGTCATCACCTCCAACTACCCCGACTACTTCCCGTTCATGACGTACGCCCGTGACGGCAAGGCGCGCGAGAAGGTGTGGCGTGCCTACCACCAGCGCGCGCACCCGAAGAACCTGGACGTGCTCTCCCGGCTCATCGCGAAGCGGCACGAGCTGGCCACGCTGCTGGGCTATCCCACCTGGGCCGCGTTCGTCACCGAGACGAAGATGACGCGCACGCAGCAGGTGGCGGCGGAGTTCATCGACAAGGTGGCCGCCACCTCCGAGCGGCGCGCGAAGCAGGAGTACGCGGACCTGCTCGCCCGCAAGAAGAAGGACGAGCCCAAGGCCACCGTGCTGGAGCCGTGGGACCAGGACTACTACGAGGACAGGCTCAAGGCGGAGCGGCTCGGCTTCGACTCGCAGGCGCTGCGTCCCTACTTCGAGTACGGCCGGGTGAAGAAGGGGGTGATGGACATCACCTCGCGCATGTGGGGCATCACCTTCGTGCCGGTGAAGGACGCCACGGTGTGGCACGCGGAGGTGGAGACATACGACGTCACGGAGAACGGGGCACTGCTGGGCCGCATCTACCTGGACATGCACCCGCGTGATGACAAGTACAAGCACGCGGCGCAGTTCGACGTCGTGGCGGGCCAGGCCGGCAAGCGCCATCCGGAGGGCACGCTGGTGTGCAACTTCCCGCGTCCGGGCGAGCTGATGACGCAGGACGACGTGGAGACGTTCTTCCACGAGTTCGGCCACCTGCTGCACCACATCTTCGCGGGCCGGCAGCAGTGGAAGGGCATCACCGGCATCTCCACGGAGTGGGACTTCGTGGAGACGCCCTCGATGCTGCTGCAGCAGTGGGCGTCCAACCCCACGGTGCTCCAGGAGTTCGCCCGCCACCACCAGACGGGCGAGGCGATTCCCGCGGCGATGGTGGAGAAGCTGCGCGCCTCGAACGAGTTCGGCAAGGGCCTGTGGACGCGGCGGCAGATGTTCCTGTCGGCGGTGGCACTGGAGTACTACTCGCGCGCGCCGGGCTTCGACACCACGGCGGAGCTGGCGAAGCTGCAGGAGAAGTACAGCCCGTTCCGCCACGAGTACCGGGATGGCACATACTTCCAACTGTCCTTCGGACACCTGGAGGGCTACTCGGCGGCGTACTACACGTACGTGTGGTCGCTCGTCATCGCCAAGGATCTGGAGACCGAGTTCCAGAAGAACGGCTACCTGGACCCGGCCACGACGATGAAGTACCGCAAGACGGTGCTCGAGCCCGGTGGCTCCAAGCCCGCCGCGGACCTGGTGAAGGACTTCCTGGGCCGTCCCTACGGCTTCGAGGCCTACCGCAAGTACCTCGACGAGAACTAGCCCCCCTCTTCATCCCCTCCCCTCTCCCCCTGGGAGAGGGTTAGGGTGAGGGTCTTCCACGACCAGGAGTCCCACGTGCAAGCCACCCTCACCCCTCGAATCAAGATCTGCTGTATCTCCAGCGTGGAGGAGGCGTGGACCGCCATTCGCGCTGGAGCCTCGGCGCTCGGTCTCGTGTCCTCGATGCCCAGCGGTCCCGGCGTCATCTCCGAGGCGCTCATCGCGGAGATCGCCGCCGCCGTGCCGCCACCCATCGCCACCTTCCTGCTCACGTGCGGGCAGGACGTGGAGCACATCATCGCGCAGCAGCGCCGCTGCCGGACCAACACCGTGCAGATCTGCGACCGGCTCACCTCCGGGAGCTACGCGGATCTGCGCGGAGCCATGCCCGGCGTGTCGCTCGTGCAGGTCATCCACGTCACCGGCGAGGAGTCCCTGGAGGAGGCGCTCTCCGTGGCACCGCACGTGGATGCACTGCTGCTCGACTCGGGCAACCAATCCCTGGCGGTGAAGGAGTTGGGCGGAACCGGGCGCGTCCACGATTGGAACGTCAGCCGGCGCATCCGCGAGCAGGTGCGTGTGCCCATATTCCTGGCTGGCGGTCTGCGCCCGGAGAACGTGGGCGAGGCCATCCGCCAGGTGGGACCGTTCGGGCTGGACCTGTGCAGCAGCGTGCGGACCGAGGGCAAGCTGGACGAGGAGAAGCTGACGCGGTTCTTCGCGCGAATTCGCTCGGTCACCGACGAGCGTTGACCCTCACCCCGGCCCTCTCCCAGGGGGAGAGGGAGCGACGCCTCACACCGCGCCCCTTCCCGTGGGCGTGGGGATGTGGGGTCCACCCGGACCGGGACGTGCCCTCGCCCGCCACACCGCCGCCGTGTAGTCCACCACGGCGGCGAGCGCCGTCAGCCCCACCGCGATGACCAGCGGGCGCACCAGCACCGGAGCCACCAGCACCGCCAGCAACGCTCCGAGTTGCAGCGTCGTCACCACCTTGCCCAGCATCCGCGCCTGGAACTTCACCGGCCGGAATCGGGGCACGATGCGCGCCACCACGAACGCCAGCCCCGTCGCCACGTCGCGCACCACCAGGATGCCGAACTCCACCGGCGACAGGCTGCCCTCCAGCACGAAGGCCAGCAGCGCCACCATCACGAAGCCCCGGTCGGCGAGCGGGTCGATGAGCGCTCCCCAGTACGACTCCAGGTGCTTGTGACGGGCGATCCACCCATCCAGGAAATCCGTCAGCGCCGCGGCCATCACCAGCCCGACCCGGACCAGCGGCTCCTCCATCACGACGAAGACGGCGGCGAGTGGCAGGCGGGAAAGCGACAGCGCGTTGAGGAGCGTGAGGCTCGTGCGGCGGCGCATACCTCCACAACCTAGGAACTCTTCCCGCCCGCTGCATTCCGGGGGAGCAATGGCCCGCCCGCTCCCTCGTCGCCCCCTGTCAGTCCTCCTGCTCTTCCTCGGGCGCCCCGGGCCGCCACGACGCCCCGAGCAGCACCTTGCCCACCCCGATGAAGATCGACCCCGAGAGCAGTGCCATTCCGTACACGAGGAGCAGGAAGCCGTCCCAGCGCCTGATCGCCAATACATGGAGGACGTGCCCCACCAGCAGCAGACCCGAAGCCCCGATCAGCACGGCCACGAAGGCGACCAGCCCGCGCACCCAGGCGGGGACCTCCGCCCCAGAAGACGCCAGACCGCGGGACTCGGCGAGCAGTTCCGGAGGGATCTCCAGCGCGTAGGGATAACCGAGCGCCAGGAGTGCCTCTCCCACCGCATGGGCCACCCGGCGCCCCTTGCTGCCCGTGAAGGCCCGGACCCGCTTGTCCTCCAGGATCTCGTGCAACAGGTCCGCCCGAGCACGAGCGTCCTCTCCTGGCTTCAGGGGCAGGGCGAGCCCCCGCAGAAGCGCATCCACCTCGGGACGGGCCGCGTCAGGCGCCCGCGCCCGCTCCAGCAGCTCGCGCGGCGAGGGCACCTCTTCCATGGGAGAGAGCGCGATGGGCTGTTCCGAGGGCGGGTGAGGGCGGGAACGTTGCACGGTGAGCACCAGCTTAGCCTGCCCCCATGATGGATGGATCCCACCCCGGACCCGGAGCGCTCGTCCCGGTTTACAGCCCGGCCCGGGTTGAAGTAGGGGGCGGACATGCCCATCCTCGCTCTCGTCCGACACGGTCAGTCCCTCTGGAATCATGAGAATCGCTTCACCGGCTTCGTGGACGTGCCCCTGACGGAACAGGGCCGCGCCGAGGCCCGGCAGGCCGCCAAGTCCCTCGGTGGCCTCAAGTTCGACGTCGCCTATACCTCCGCCCTCACGCGCGCCCAGGAGACGTTGGCCATCATCCTCGAGTCGCTCGGCCAGCGCATCCCCGTCATCCGCGATGCCGCCCTCAACGAGCGCCACTATGGCGACCTCCAGGGCCTCAACAAGGAGGACGCCGCCAAGCGCTGGGGCGACCACCAGGTGAAGCTGTGGCGCCGCTCCTTCGACGTGCCGCCCCCCAATGGCGAGTCGCTCGAGATGACCGCCAAGCGCGTGCTGCCCTTCTACGACCGCGCCATCAGCGGCGACCTGCGCCAGGGCAAGAACGTGCTCGTGGTGGCCCACGGCAACTCCAACCGCTCCCTGGTGATGAAGCTCGACAAGCTCACCGGCGAGCAGGTGGTGGGCCTGGAGCTGGCCACCGGCGTGCCGCTCGTCTACGAGCTGTCCAACGAGTGCGAGGTCATCAGCAAGCGCAACACCACGCCGTAATCCGCGCCCGAGTCCCAACGGGTTCGAATCCCGTCGGGGACAACCTGGGAAGCCCAGCAATCTCAAGGGATTGTTGGGCTTTTCTTTTGTCCCCTCATGTGCCCTCGGTGGCTGCCCGCCAAGCCCTGAGTCTCACTCCATGAGACAGCGTTGCAGGCTGGCTTTCTTTTAATGCCAAAAGCCAGGAAACCGGCGTGCGCGCAAAACCACATGCCCGAGGTCCGCTGCACACTCATGTTTGTGACAAGTGCGTGCCAATTCCTCCCAGGCAATGCATTGCGTCAACACCTGACAATCATCGCAATGCGTCATCAGGCACGCGCTGACAAAACGAATTCATTGCCTCTGAGCGAGCAAGAAACAGAAGGCATGGGCACGCTCACTTATCCGCCCTATGCATTCTTGTCTCTCGCACCCCACGGGGGCATGTGTATATTCATGAAGACACTCAGCCAGCGCAAACCTCTCAAGACCCATTTTACAAGGTCTGAGAATCTGCCAATACATCACAGTTAATGAGTCCCATCACGCGGGAGGGGTTGTCAGACCCACCTGCTACTGACGCGGCCGATGTTTGCAATGGCTGAGTGTGTGGTGTCGTTGCCGTCATGAAGCAAATCACCCTGGAGAGGTATACAACCATGAGAAATCTGATGAGCAGCGCCGTGTGCGCCGTTGCAGTGGCGGCTTCGTTCATGAGTGGGCAGCCGAGTGCCCAGGCCTCCGCGCCCGTGTCCGTGAGCTACACCTTCGCGCAGGGCACGCAGGGCTGGACGCATGGGTTCGCCGATCTTCCGACGGACTACCTCAGCACGGGCATCTACGAGACCGGCTTCGGGTGGAGCGCCATTCCGGATCAGTACGGGGTGAACGGCCTGAGGATCCAGAGCCATAACCGCAGCGACGATGTCTTCATGTACATCTCGAGGAAGATCGACGCCTCCGTGGGCCTTCTGCCCAACAGGCAGTACACGGTCTACCTGAACTTCGACCTCGCGACCGACGCCGTCCCGGGCTCGATCGGCATCGGCGGCTCGCCGGCCGAATCCGTCGCGGTCAAGGCCGGGGCGGTGAACTACGCGCCCGTCCTCAACGTGGAGGACGTCGGCGGCACCCCGTACTACATCCTCAACGTCGACAAGGGCAATCAGCTGAATGATGGCCCCGACATGCAGTTCATTGGCAACCTCGCCAAGCCCAACCCGGACGTGCCCGGCTACCAGCTGAAGCACTTCGAGCACTCCTTCACCGTGACGACCAACGCCCGCGGTGAGGTCTACCTGCTCATCGGCACCGATTCCGGATACGAGGGCCTCACCCGGATCTACTACACGAACATCCAGGCTAGCTTCTACTAAGCCAGCGAAGTGAGCATGGGAGGGAGGGGAGCGGCCCGTTCCCCTCCCTCCCATCCGGGTCTGTTCATCGTCGAGACCTTCTTCTCCTCATGTCGACTGTCGAATCGAGATTGTGCCTCCGGCTCCCTCGCCCTGACCATTGTGCGTCGAGATGAGACACAAGGAGAGGAAGAATGCGTATCGACAGGATCGACCACCTCGTACTGACCGTCCGCAGCATCGAGCGCACCTGCGCGTTCTATTCGCGGGTGTTGGGGATGGAAGTCGTCACCTTTGGCGAGGGGCGCAAGGCGCTCGCCTTTGGCAATCAGAAGTTCAACCTGCATGAGGTGGGCAAGACCTTCGAGCCCAAGGCCGAGTCGCCGACGCCCGGCGCCATCGATATCTGCCTCATTACCCGGACGCCCATGACGGATGTCGTGGAACACCTCGCCGCGGTAGGCGTTCCAATCCTCGAGGGTCCCCTACGCCGCACGGGTGCGACC contains:
- a CDS encoding M3 family metallopeptidase, whose amino-acid sequence is MQNPEPSSPTRTEARGSLPPPEGARGLSGTLEAFNAACTADLEKARAQVAALKKLKPATDGRAILEAYDEATAAIGNSFNRSSLAREVHPNAAFRDAARACEQKADALNVEISQDRGVYDALSAVDLSQMDDATRYWMQRTLLDFRRAGVDRDDATRARVKALNEEILKLGQTFNQNIAEDVRKVELDPKELAGLPEDFIKAHAPGANGKVVITSNYPDYFPFMTYARDGKAREKVWRAYHQRAHPKNLDVLSRLIAKRHELATLLGYPTWAAFVTETKMTRTQQVAAEFIDKVAATSERRAKQEYADLLARKKKDEPKATVLEPWDQDYYEDRLKAERLGFDSQALRPYFEYGRVKKGVMDITSRMWGITFVPVKDATVWHAEVETYDVTENGALLGRIYLDMHPRDDKYKHAAQFDVVAGQAGKRHPEGTLVCNFPRPGELMTQDDVETFFHEFGHLLHHIFAGRQQWKGITGISTEWDFVETPSMLLQQWASNPTVLQEFARHHQTGEAIPAAMVEKLRASNEFGKGLWTRRQMFLSAVALEYYSRAPGFDTTAELAKLQEKYSPFRHEYRDGTYFQLSFGHLEGYSAAYYTYVWSLVIAKDLETEFQKNGYLDPATTMKYRKTVLEPGGSKPAADLVKDFLGRPYGFEAYRKYLDEN
- a CDS encoding phosphoribosylanthranilate isomerase translates to MQATLTPRIKICCISSVEEAWTAIRAGASALGLVSSMPSGPGVISEALIAEIAAAVPPPIATFLLTCGQDVEHIIAQQRRCRTNTVQICDRLTSGSYADLRGAMPGVSLVQVIHVTGEESLEEALSVAPHVDALLLDSGNQSLAVKELGGTGRVHDWNVSRRIREQVRVPIFLAGGLRPENVGEAIRQVGPFGLDLCSSVRTEGKLDEEKLTRFFARIRSVTDER
- a CDS encoding CDP-alcohol phosphatidyltransferase family protein produces the protein MRRRTSLTLLNALSLSRLPLAAVFVVMEEPLVRVGLVMAAALTDFLDGWIARHKHLESYWGALIDPLADRGFVMVALLAFVLEGSLSPVEFGILVVRDVATGLAFVVARIVPRFRPVKFQARMLGKVVTTLQLGALLAVLVAPVLVRPLVIAVGLTALAAVVDYTAAVWRARARPGPGGPHIPTPTGRGAV
- a CDS encoding 2,3-bisphosphoglycerate-dependent phosphoglycerate mutase; translation: MPILALVRHGQSLWNHENRFTGFVDVPLTEQGRAEARQAAKSLGGLKFDVAYTSALTRAQETLAIILESLGQRIPVIRDAALNERHYGDLQGLNKEDAAKRWGDHQVKLWRRSFDVPPPNGESLEMTAKRVLPFYDRAISGDLRQGKNVLVVAHGNSNRSLVMKLDKLTGEQVVGLELATGVPLVYELSNECEVISKRNTTP
- a CDS encoding VOC family protein encodes the protein MRIDRIDHLVLTVRSIERTCAFYSRVLGMEVVTFGEGRKALAFGNQKFNLHEVGKTFEPKAESPTPGAIDICLITRTPMTDVVEHLAAVGVPILEGPLRRTGATGPILSVYFRDPDANLVEVSEYLDDGRANLVAGKESYARLAAE